One window of Nymphaea colorata isolate Beijing-Zhang1983 chromosome 1, ASM883128v2, whole genome shotgun sequence genomic DNA carries:
- the LOC116250345 gene encoding probable pyridoxal 5'-phosphate synthase subunit PDX2 isoform X1, with protein MAIGVLALQGSFNEHITALNKLGVKGVEIRKPEQLEHVRALIIPGGESTTMAKLAEYHNLFPALRSFVKSGKPVWGTCAGLIFLADRAVGQKQGGQELVGGLDCLVHRNFFGSQIQSFETELSVPTLADKEGGPPNFRGIFIRAPAILEAGPSVEVLADYPVPSKQVMETASESKTEQEQNNSGEKVIVAVKQGNLLATAFHPELTADTRWHSFFMNMVDGPVDEGSADQTIAYIAKQLPVFQ; from the exons ATGGCCATTGGTGTTCTCGCCCTGCAGGGTTCATTCAACGAGCACATCACGg CACTGAATAAACTTGGGGTAAAGGGTGTGGAGATACGGAAGCCGGAGCAGCTGGAGCATGTGAGGGCTCTAATAATACCTGGTGGGGAGAGCACCACGATGGCCAAACTTGCTGAATACCACAACCTG TTTCCAGCATTACGAAGCTTTGTAAAATCAGGGAAGCCTGTTTGGGGAACCTGTGCAGGGCTTATATTCTTGGCAGACAGAGCAGTTG GGCAGAAACAGGGGGGACAGGAACTTGTTGGTGGTCTTGATTGTCTTGTTCATCGTAATTTCTTCGGAAGCCAG ATTCAAAGCTTTGAAACAGAGCTCTCCGTGCCTACTCTTGCAGACAAGGAAGGCGGTCCTCCAAATTTCCGAGGGATCTTCATTCGTGCTCCTGCTATTCTGGAAGCAGGGCCTTCAGTTGAAGTCCTTGCTGATTATCCTGTTCCATCAAAGCAAGTAATGGAAACAGCTTCAGAAAGCAAAACCGAGCAG GAACAGAACAATTCTGGAGAAAAGGTAATTGTTGCTGTGAAACAAGGAAATTTGCTAGCAACTGCATTTCACCCTGAATTGACGGCAGATACTAGATG GCATAGCTTTTTTATGAACATGGTAGATGGCCCTGTGGATGAGGGATCTGCAGACCAAACTATTGCATACATCGCCAAACAACTGCCAGTATTTCAGTAA
- the LOC116250345 gene encoding probable pyridoxal 5'-phosphate synthase subunit PDX2 isoform X2: MGSQLGQAFFLSRLPQEVGMLEFPALRSFVKSGKPVWGTCAGLIFLADRAVGQKQGGQELVGGLDCLVHRNFFGSQIQSFETELSVPTLADKEGGPPNFRGIFIRAPAILEAGPSVEVLADYPVPSKQVMETASESKTEQEQNNSGEKVIVAVKQGNLLATAFHPELTADTRWHSFFMNMVDGPVDEGSADQTIAYIAKQLPVFQ, from the exons ATGGGCTCTCAATTAGGCCAagctttttttctctctcgtcTTCCTCAAGAAGTGGGGATGTTGGAG TTTCCAGCATTACGAAGCTTTGTAAAATCAGGGAAGCCTGTTTGGGGAACCTGTGCAGGGCTTATATTCTTGGCAGACAGAGCAGTTG GGCAGAAACAGGGGGGACAGGAACTTGTTGGTGGTCTTGATTGTCTTGTTCATCGTAATTTCTTCGGAAGCCAG ATTCAAAGCTTTGAAACAGAGCTCTCCGTGCCTACTCTTGCAGACAAGGAAGGCGGTCCTCCAAATTTCCGAGGGATCTTCATTCGTGCTCCTGCTATTCTGGAAGCAGGGCCTTCAGTTGAAGTCCTTGCTGATTATCCTGTTCCATCAAAGCAAGTAATGGAAACAGCTTCAGAAAGCAAAACCGAGCAG GAACAGAACAATTCTGGAGAAAAGGTAATTGTTGCTGTGAAACAAGGAAATTTGCTAGCAACTGCATTTCACCCTGAATTGACGGCAGATACTAGATG GCATAGCTTTTTTATGAACATGGTAGATGGCCCTGTGGATGAGGGATCTGCAGACCAAACTATTGCATACATCGCCAAACAACTGCCAGTATTTCAGTAA
- the LOC116246044 gene encoding uncharacterized protein LOC116246044, which translates to MGEESVEMEVEFPKDEVANHEGSSKGKDEESAEKEGEKEECSSVEEAVRTEEDQRKDAEAFICLLQPSVSGSDPFYVGVRRLLLYRKALSGRGRRKEWRCNGKAYVAYRNYIRRPRNWENMQMPSQTSTPGNSGRWASTSGVHNTLYEAESWSSSRDLQGLNPALSHCASSSSTFSESDHLIRFVEPAYSFVGMHCIFDSCKASVTVVKFGHMSSDLLAYGASDGSLTVCTVTQPPAILQQLKGHSKDITDFDFSLNNQYICSSSLDKTVRIWEISKGHCVRVIYGVSSQLCIRFHPVNNNFLSVGNSNREITVINFSTGRIISKITFESEITAMDNDHTGQLIFAGDNQGSVHSMSIDSHTGALSRSHRNRSISKNKSRITTVQYRTFSLLARGPVLLTCSQDGTISFFSVTLEIKGYLTLRCSLKIPPRTHGIHASFCPLLSLEKGEFIVSGSEDSCVYFYDLTKPKHTCVNKLQGHGSPVIGIAWNHGENLLASSDSEGMVIVWKRAKSGKQ; encoded by the exons ATGGGAGAAGAAAGTGTGGAAATGGAGGTGGAATTCCCAAAGGACGAGGTGGCGAATCACGAGGGTTCCTCCAAAGGAAAAGACGAAGAATCggcagagaaagaaggagaaaaagaagaatgttcGTCGGTTGAGGAGGCGGTGAGAACGGAGGAGGACCAACGGAAAGACGCTGAGGCCTTCATTTGCCTGCTGCAACCCTCGGTCTCCGGCTCTGATCCCTTCTATGTCGGCGTTCGGCGTCTCCTTCTCTATAGAAAGGCGTTGTCTGGAAGGGGTAGGCGAAAG GAATGGAGATGCAACGGCAAGGCGTATGTCGCTTACCGGAATTACATCCGTAGGCCAAGAAATTGGGAAAATATGCAAATGCCAAGCCAAACTAGTACACCAGGAAATAG TGGGCGCTGGGCTTCAACTTCGGGTGTGCATAATACCCTTTACGAGGCAGAGAGCTGGAGCTCCAGCAGG GACTTGCAAGGACTAAATCCTGCTTTGAGTCACTGTGCAAGTTCCAGTTCAACTTTTAGTGAGTCTGACCATCTTATTCGGTTTGTGGAGCCTGCTTATTCGTTTGTTGGAATGCATTGCATCTTTGACAGCTGCAAAGCTTCAG TCACAGTTGTCAAATTTGGGCATATGAGTTCTGATCTCCTTGCATATGGTGCATCTGATGGAAGCCTGACTGTTTGCACTGTTACTCAGCCTCCTGCCATTCTTCAGCAGCTAAAAGGTCATTCAAAAGACATAACAG attttgatttttcattgaATAATCAGTACATTTGTTCATCGTCATTGGACAAAACTGTAAGGATCTGGGAGATATCGAAAGGTCATTGTGTTCGTGTTATATACGGAGTCTCTTCCCAATTGTGCATCCGCTTTCACCCG GTGAACAACAATTTCCTTTCAGTGGGCAATTCTAACAGAGAAATTACT GTGATAAATTTTAGTACAGGGCGAATCATAAGTAAGATTACCTTTGAAAGCGAGATTACTGCAATGGACAATGATCATACAGGACAGCTCATTTTTGCTGGTGATAATCAG GGCTCTGTTCACAGTATGAGCATAGACTCACATACAGGTGCTTTGTCACGGAGTCATCGCAATAGAAGTATCAGCAAAAACAAGTCTCGTATAACAACTGTGCAGTATCGCACATTCTCCTTATTAGCAAGAGGTCCTGTTCTGCTTACATGTTCTCAAGACGGCACCATCTCTTTCTTCAG CGTTACGTTGGAAATTAAGGGTTATTTGACTCTACGTTGCTCACTCAAAATACCTCCTCGTACGCATGGAATTCATGCTTCTTTCTGTCCACTGCTGTCCCTTGAGAAAGGGGAATTCATAG TCTCTGGAAGCGAGGATTCATGCGTGTATTTCTACGACTTGACCAAACCAAAACACACCTGTGTGAACAAACTGCAG GGCCATGGATCTCCTGTCATAGGAATTGCTTGGAACCATGGAGAAAACTTGCTAGCTTCATCTGATTCTGAAGGCATGGTTATCGTCTGGAAACGAGCAAAGTCCGGCAAACAGTGA